From a single Variovorax paradoxus genomic region:
- a CDS encoding dihydrofolate reductase family protein, whose amino-acid sequence MARLLVRSFGVSLDGFAAGPDQSLAHPLGVRGPELMDWFFPTRVWQQMQKTGEANGETGVDNEMAELGFAEMGAWILGRNMFGPVRGPWPDESWKGWWGDEPPYHVPVFVLTHHARAPLTMQGGTTFHFVTGGIHEALALAQAAAGGRDVRVGGGAATVREYLKAGLIDELHLAVRPVLLGKGEALFAGLDLPALGYRCERQVAGERATHVFLRRSAP is encoded by the coding sequence ATGGCCCGATTGCTCGTGCGCAGCTTCGGCGTTTCGCTCGACGGCTTTGCCGCCGGACCAGACCAGAGCCTGGCGCACCCGCTGGGCGTTCGCGGTCCCGAACTCATGGACTGGTTCTTTCCCACGCGGGTCTGGCAGCAGATGCAAAAGACCGGCGAGGCCAACGGCGAGACCGGCGTCGACAACGAAATGGCCGAACTGGGCTTCGCCGAGATGGGTGCCTGGATCCTCGGGCGCAACATGTTCGGACCGGTGCGCGGTCCATGGCCCGACGAGAGCTGGAAAGGCTGGTGGGGCGACGAGCCCCCGTACCACGTGCCGGTCTTCGTGCTGACCCACCATGCCCGCGCGCCGCTGACGATGCAGGGCGGCACCACCTTCCACTTCGTCACCGGCGGCATCCACGAAGCGCTTGCGCTGGCGCAGGCCGCCGCCGGCGGGCGCGACGTGCGGGTGGGCGGCGGCGCGGCGACCGTGCGCGAATACCTGAAGGCCGGGCTGATCGACGAATTGCACCTGGCCGTGCGTCCGGTGCTGCTGGGCAAGGGCGAGGCGCTGTTCGCAGGCCTGGACCTGCCGGCGCTGGGCTACCGCTGCGAACGGCAGGTGGCGGGCGAGCGCGCCACGCATGTGTTCCTGCGACGTAGCGCGCCTTGA
- a CDS encoding MFS transporter has protein sequence MLVVLDGAIANIALPGIAQQLQATPADAVWIITAYQLAVVMFLLPASAVGESFGYRRVFAGGVALFTAASVLCALAPSLPWLVAARCLQGLGSAAVMPLGLALLRFTYPRRLLARSIAWNALAVAAASASGPTLGAFILSAASWPWLFAVNLPIGLLVLAACAGLPSPARSLRRIDAWSIALNAVMFASLVLGSDRLVAQPLRGGALLALSAVCMVLLVRREMPKAAPLIPLDLLRVHSFRVSIIASMCCFTGQMAGLVALPFYIQHELGQSAVTAGLLMTPWPFAVMLAAPLSARLAQRVPSAWLCAAGSACFASGLALCALWPLHGNPALPIAAFTSLAGLGFGFFQTPNNQNMLLSAPKERSGAAGGAQGTARLTGLTLGSLLMSLMFELLPSHSAVHWGLAMAALAALAGSVASLLRSPARARAA, from the coding sequence GTGCTGGTGGTGCTCGATGGCGCCATCGCCAACATCGCGCTGCCAGGCATTGCCCAGCAACTGCAGGCGACACCCGCGGATGCCGTGTGGATCATCACCGCCTACCAATTGGCCGTGGTCATGTTCCTGTTGCCGGCTTCTGCCGTCGGGGAGAGCTTCGGGTATCGGCGGGTCTTTGCGGGCGGCGTTGCGCTGTTCACTGCGGCGTCGGTGCTGTGCGCGTTGGCACCATCGCTGCCATGGCTCGTGGCCGCGAGGTGCCTTCAGGGCCTGGGCAGTGCGGCCGTCATGCCCCTTGGGCTGGCATTGCTGCGCTTCACCTATCCACGTCGATTGTTGGCGCGCTCGATCGCGTGGAATGCGCTCGCGGTCGCGGCTGCTTCAGCGTCGGGCCCCACCCTTGGCGCCTTCATACTTTCTGCGGCAAGTTGGCCGTGGCTCTTTGCGGTGAACCTGCCGATCGGCCTCCTCGTGCTCGCCGCCTGCGCGGGCTTGCCCAGCCCGGCGCGGTCGCTGCGCCGCATCGACGCCTGGAGCATCGCGCTCAACGCGGTCATGTTCGCCTCCTTGGTGCTGGGGAGCGACCGATTGGTGGCGCAGCCGTTGCGCGGTGGCGCATTGCTCGCGTTGTCGGCCGTTTGCATGGTCCTGCTGGTGCGGCGCGAAATGCCAAAGGCGGCACCGTTGATCCCGCTCGACCTGCTGCGCGTGCATTCCTTTCGGGTCTCGATCATTGCCTCCATGTGCTGCTTCACCGGTCAGATGGCCGGCCTTGTGGCGCTGCCGTTCTACATCCAGCACGAACTCGGCCAGAGCGCGGTGACGGCCGGCCTCTTGATGACCCCTTGGCCCTTCGCGGTGATGCTGGCCGCACCGCTGTCGGCACGTCTGGCGCAGCGCGTGCCAAGCGCATGGCTGTGCGCGGCCGGAAGCGCGTGTTTCGCGAGCGGCCTGGCCCTGTGTGCCCTGTGGCCGCTGCACGGCAACCCGGCCTTGCCGATCGCTGCGTTCACGAGCCTCGCAGGCCTGGGCTTCGGCTTCTTCCAGACACCGAACAACCAGAACATGCTGCTTTCGGCGCCCAAGGAGCGCAGCGGCGCGGCCGGTGGCGCGCAAGGCACCGCCCGGCTCACGGGGTTGACGCTCGGCAGCCTGTTGATGAGCTTGATGTTCGAGCTGCTGCCGTCCCACAGCGCAGTGCACTGGGGCTTGGCGATGGCGGCTCTGGCCGCATTGGCCGGGAGCGTGGCGAGCTTGCTCAGAAGCCCGGCAAGGGCTCGCGCCGCGTGA
- a CDS encoding LysR family transcriptional regulator, with protein sequence MPTEADLNLLFALNALLSEGSVAKAAERLGLSESAMSRALARLRESTGDQLLVRAGRAMVLTPHALALRDRVRELVQASRAVLQPAGASMDPRTLRHLFTIRANDGFIEGFAPRLVARAAHEAPGVRLRFAPKPDKDVRPLREGLLDLDIGVLGESGPEVRVQALFRDRFIAVVREGHPLLLAGSEITAERYAACDHVVTSRHGRTVGPVDDALAAMGLVRNTAVVVPSFSTALSIAAATDLVALIPSSYFEHLRARGTLRSFLLPMPTEQITVSQMWHPRLDRDPAHQWLRGMVLEVCRPLNERTRAP encoded by the coding sequence ATGCCGACAGAAGCCGACCTGAACCTGCTGTTTGCGTTGAACGCACTTCTCTCCGAGGGCAGCGTCGCGAAAGCTGCCGAGCGCCTGGGCCTGAGCGAGTCGGCGATGAGCCGGGCGCTCGCGCGGTTGCGGGAATCCACCGGGGACCAGCTCCTCGTGCGCGCGGGCCGCGCCATGGTGCTCACGCCGCATGCGCTGGCACTGCGCGATCGCGTCAGGGAGCTGGTGCAGGCGTCGCGCGCGGTGCTTCAGCCCGCCGGCGCGAGCATGGACCCCCGCACGCTCCGGCACCTGTTCACGATACGGGCCAACGACGGCTTCATCGAGGGCTTCGCGCCTCGGCTGGTGGCCCGCGCCGCCCACGAGGCGCCCGGCGTTCGCCTGCGCTTCGCGCCCAAGCCCGACAAGGACGTTCGGCCCCTGCGCGAGGGACTGCTCGATCTGGATATCGGCGTGCTCGGCGAGTCGGGGCCGGAGGTACGTGTTCAGGCGCTCTTTCGCGACCGGTTCATCGCGGTCGTGCGCGAGGGCCATCCCCTGCTGCTCGCCGGCTCCGAGATCACGGCCGAGCGCTACGCCGCCTGCGACCACGTGGTCACTTCACGCCACGGCCGGACTGTGGGACCGGTGGACGACGCACTCGCAGCGATGGGCCTGGTGCGCAATACCGCGGTCGTGGTGCCCAGCTTCAGCACCGCCTTGTCGATAGCGGCCGCGACCGATCTGGTTGCATTGATACCGTCCTCTTATTTCGAACACCTGAGAGCGCGGGGCACGCTGCGCTCGTTCCTGCTGCCGATGCCTACGGAGCAGATCACCGTGTCGCAGATGTGGCATCCGCGCCTGGATCGGGATCCTGCGCATCAGTGGCTGCGCGGGATGGTGCTGGAGGTTTGCCGGCCGTTGAACGAGCGGACAAGAGCGCCGTGA
- a CDS encoding HAD family hydrolase: MPNTSTPITTAGHYPRAVLFDLLTALLDSWTVWNAAAGSEQMGRSWRAEYLRLTYGCGAYVPYEDLVRQAAATVGLPAGAPQSLDDHWDELPAWSGATELLQALAPHCKLAVVTNCSRRLGQRAAERLGIDWDVVVTSEVAGFYKPDPRPYRLALERLDVQPGEAAFVAGSGYDMFGTARVGLRTYWHNRVGLARPEGAPLAEVESPTLDGALPWLRGFQPAAS, translated from the coding sequence ATGCCAAACACTTCGACTCCCATCACGACGGCCGGGCACTATCCCCGGGCCGTGCTGTTCGACCTGCTCACTGCGCTGCTCGATTCGTGGACCGTCTGGAACGCGGCGGCCGGCTCCGAGCAGATGGGCCGCAGCTGGCGCGCCGAATACCTGCGGCTCACTTATGGCTGCGGCGCCTACGTGCCCTACGAAGACCTGGTGCGGCAGGCCGCCGCGACTGTCGGGTTGCCCGCCGGCGCGCCGCAGTCGCTGGACGACCATTGGGACGAGCTGCCCGCCTGGAGCGGCGCCACCGAACTGCTGCAGGCGCTCGCGCCCCACTGCAAGCTGGCCGTGGTGACCAACTGCTCGCGGCGCCTGGGCCAGCGCGCCGCCGAACGCCTGGGAATCGACTGGGACGTGGTCGTGACCTCCGAGGTGGCGGGCTTCTACAAGCCCGATCCCAGGCCCTACCGGCTGGCCCTGGAACGCCTGGACGTGCAGCCGGGCGAGGCTGCCTTCGTAGCCGGTTCGGGCTACGACATGTTCGGCACCGCCCGCGTCGGCCTGCGCACCTACTGGCACAACCGCGTCGGGCTGGCCCGGCCCGAAGGTGCGCCCCTGGCGGAGGTCGAGTCGCCCACGCTCGATGGCGCGCTGCCATGGCTGCGCGGCTTCCAACCCGCCGCTTCCTGA
- a CDS encoding DUF6429 family protein — MKYDMVKVEEALLALLGVFEFENGRVWKRYDFATMDGLHEKGLITEARGRQESVYLTDEGLRRAKELAAKHFGANGASPARQ, encoded by the coding sequence ATGAAATACGACATGGTCAAGGTCGAAGAGGCGCTTCTGGCGTTGCTCGGCGTCTTCGAGTTCGAGAACGGGCGCGTATGGAAGCGATATGACTTCGCAACCATGGACGGTCTACACGAAAAAGGGCTCATCACAGAGGCCCGTGGGAGGCAGGAGTCGGTCTACCTGACGGACGAGGGGCTGCGCCGCGCCAAGGAGCTCGCGGCCAAACACTTCGGGGCCAACGGGGCGTCGCCAGCGCGCCAATAG
- a CDS encoding RidA family protein: MPGPVHVEVPALARPGGHYSHAAVGGGLVFISGQLPVTPDGERLADASFEAQVAQTLANVQAALLAAGSGVDKLLQVRVYLDDIANWPAFDRIYAQWAGPSRPARAVVPTGPLHFGFKVEVEAMALA; this comes from the coding sequence ATGCCGGGTCCGGTCCATGTCGAAGTGCCCGCGCTGGCCAGGCCGGGCGGCCACTACAGCCATGCTGCCGTGGGCGGCGGCCTGGTCTTCATCTCCGGGCAACTCCCGGTCACGCCGGACGGCGAGCGCCTGGCCGATGCGTCGTTCGAAGCCCAGGTGGCGCAGACGCTGGCGAACGTGCAGGCCGCCTTGCTCGCGGCCGGCTCGGGCGTCGACAAGCTGCTGCAGGTGAGGGTGTACCTCGACGACATCGCCAACTGGCCGGCGTTCGACAGGATCTATGCGCAGTGGGCCGGACCATCGCGCCCGGCCAGGGCCGTCGTGCCGACGGGGCCGCTGCACTTTGGGTTCAAGGTCGAGGTGGAGGCGATGGCGCTTGCGTGA
- a CDS encoding alpha/beta fold hydrolase → MGTRKSPALQRKLLPSSVGDGMKTERLRLSGGTELSFTTAGQASKPALLLLHGTPNSARLFRAVVPALSQAAFVIAPDLPGHGESDPLPAPSFAAIGQAISELLDSQEIGPRFIYLHDWGAPVGLQIAMQAPEKVLGLIVQNANAHRTGWGPGWAATQAYWSQPNAENQAAASAHLTLAGTRDTYIAGVPPEVAERIPAEHWEEDWRVMNLPGHMDTQRALIADYGNYAARFDAIAKYLERWQPPALMVWGRHDIYFDLAEVLSWMRALPRMEAHVLDAGHLLLETHAAAAAALMLDFIRRTQAPAAGTR, encoded by the coding sequence ATGGGAACCAGGAAGTCACCCGCCCTGCAGCGAAAGCTCCTGCCGAGCAGCGTGGGCGATGGCATGAAAACGGAACGACTTCGCCTCTCCGGCGGGACCGAGCTGTCGTTCACCACCGCGGGCCAGGCTTCCAAGCCCGCCCTGCTGCTGCTGCACGGAACGCCGAACTCGGCCCGCCTGTTCCGGGCGGTCGTGCCAGCGCTCTCGCAGGCCGCTTTTGTGATCGCACCGGATCTGCCCGGCCACGGCGAGTCCGACCCGCTGCCGGCTCCTTCGTTTGCCGCCATCGGCCAAGCGATCTCCGAGCTGCTGGACTCGCAGGAGATCGGGCCGCGCTTTATCTACCTGCATGATTGGGGAGCGCCGGTGGGCCTGCAGATCGCGATGCAGGCGCCAGAGAAAGTCCTGGGTCTCATCGTGCAGAACGCCAACGCGCATCGAACGGGGTGGGGACCGGGATGGGCCGCAACGCAGGCCTATTGGTCGCAGCCCAACGCCGAGAACCAGGCGGCGGCCAGCGCGCACCTGACCCTCGCGGGCACACGCGACACTTACATCGCCGGCGTCCCGCCGGAAGTGGCCGAGCGCATCCCTGCAGAACACTGGGAAGAGGATTGGCGGGTGATGAACCTGCCGGGCCATATGGACACTCAGCGGGCGCTGATCGCGGACTACGGAAACTATGCCGCCCGCTTCGACGCCATCGCCAAGTACCTCGAGCGCTGGCAGCCCCCTGCCCTCATGGTGTGGGGAAGGCACGATATCTATTTCGACCTTGCCGAGGTTTTGTCCTGGATGCGTGCACTGCCGAGGATGGAAGCCCATGTCCTGGACGCGGGCCACCTGCTGCTCGAAACCCACGCGGCTGCAGCCGCTGCGCTGATGCTCGATTTCATCAGGCGTACCCAGGCGCCTGCCGCGGGCACGCGATAG
- a CDS encoding LysR family transcriptional regulator: MMQIEDLRLAAALLRESSLSAAARSLGVTPPALSMRLRKLEASLGLVLANRTSRKLHLTSEGERFGREAYELLLKFDGLRESLQRDDRRLSGTLRVAASFGYGRTHVAPLLSRFSRLHPALRLQLDLRETPWPDRHDSDAVVHVGAVRDSSWVAHTLASNERWLCASPGYLREHGTPRNPADLAYHACICIRENDEDVTLWHMRPAGSGARKGETLRINPAFVTNDGSVARQWAEDGLGIVLRSQWDAADALAAGRLERVMADWEFGAAPVVVLVPTRKGRSARVQALVRFLVEATGPSTT; encoded by the coding sequence ATGATGCAGATCGAAGACCTTCGCCTGGCTGCCGCGCTGCTGCGCGAGAGCTCGCTCAGCGCGGCTGCGCGCTCGCTCGGCGTCACGCCACCCGCGCTGTCGATGCGCTTGCGCAAGCTCGAGGCCTCGCTGGGCCTGGTGCTGGCCAACCGCACGTCGCGCAAGCTGCACCTGACCTCGGAAGGCGAACGGTTCGGGCGCGAGGCCTATGAACTCCTGCTGAAGTTCGACGGCCTGCGCGAATCCCTGCAGCGCGACGACCGGCGCCTGAGCGGAACCCTGCGGGTGGCCGCGTCCTTCGGCTATGGCCGCACGCACGTCGCGCCATTGCTGTCCCGTTTCTCTCGCCTGCACCCAGCCCTGCGGCTGCAATTGGACCTGCGCGAAACCCCGTGGCCCGACAGGCACGATTCCGACGCGGTGGTGCACGTGGGCGCGGTGCGCGACTCGTCCTGGGTGGCCCATACGCTCGCCTCCAACGAGCGCTGGCTGTGCGCCAGCCCCGGCTACCTGCGCGAGCACGGCACGCCCCGCAACCCGGCGGACCTGGCCTACCACGCCTGCATCTGCATCCGCGAGAACGACGAGGATGTGACGCTGTGGCACATGCGGCCCGCGGGCAGCGGCGCCCGCAAGGGCGAGACACTGCGCATCAACCCGGCGTTCGTCACCAACGACGGCAGCGTGGCGCGCCAGTGGGCCGAGGATGGCCTGGGCATCGTGCTGCGCTCCCAATGGGATGCCGCCGACGCGCTGGCCGCCGGCCGCCTCGAGCGCGTGATGGCCGACTGGGAGTTTGGCGCCGCCCCGGTGGTGGTGCTGGTGCCCACGCGCAAGGGACGCAGCGCGCGGGTGCAGGCCCTGGTCAGGTTCCTGGTTGAAGCGACGGGCCCCTCAACGACGTGA
- a CDS encoding tRNA-uridine aminocarboxypropyltransferase — protein sequence MSAALVPRPQCTACLRPLSACICRWVAPTAHAVEVLVLQHPLEVHQAKGSARLLHLSLAHCRLVVGEAFAVPVWPVDGKHTLLLYPDSLQDTAPDLRVPPPLPPEWPQAQSRLRLVVLDGTWRKSRKMLYQSPPLQQLPRLVLRNLPPSHYRIRKAHGPDQLSTLEATCYALCQLEGGATRFQPLLDAFDGFVEYLEQAGGQRNAQN from the coding sequence ATGTCCGCCGCTTTAGTCCCACGCCCCCAGTGCACCGCTTGCCTGCGCCCGCTCAGCGCCTGCATTTGCCGCTGGGTCGCGCCCACCGCCCACGCGGTGGAGGTACTAGTGCTGCAGCACCCGCTGGAGGTACACCAGGCCAAAGGCAGTGCCCGCCTGTTGCACCTCAGCTTAGCGCACTGCCGCTTGGTGGTGGGTGAGGCATTTGCCGTGCCAGTCTGGCCGGTGGACGGCAAGCACACGCTGCTGCTGTACCCGGACAGTCTGCAAGATACCGCCCCGGACCTGCGGGTCCCACCCCCGCTACCGCCCGAGTGGCCGCAAGCCCAGTCGCGCCTGCGCCTGGTCGTGCTGGACGGCACCTGGCGCAAAAGCCGAAAGATGCTCTACCAAAGCCCGCCACTGCAACAGTTGCCTCGCTTGGTCCTGCGCAACCTGCCGCCTTCGCATTACCGTATCCGCAAAGCCCATGGGCCCGACCAACTGTCCACGCTGGAGGCGACCTGCTACGCCTTGTGCCAACTGGAAGGCGGTGCGACGCGGTTCCAGCCCTTGTTGGATGCCTTCGACGGGTTTGTGGAGTACTTGGAGCAGGCTGGCGGGCAGCGAAACGCGCAAAACTGA
- a CDS encoding tripartite tricarboxylate transporter substrate-binding protein — MIRFLRPAGGLAVLCAGLLAAPGAIAQPFPSRPVTLIVPFPAGGPSDALARAVAQKMAAPLGQPVVIENLGGANGVIGLTKAVKAGADGYTISFGGIGTHVANLALYKKLAYDPVADFAPIGPAGAAPMLLLARADLPAGNLREFGAWLSAHKDKASYASAGVGSISHYGCVLLLSSLGQNATHVPYKGVAPAVNDLMGGQTDFMCDQTTTALPQIAGGRIKAIAVLSGARLVQLPRVGTATEAGHPLDVRSWNAFFAPRGTPQPVLAKLTSALQQAVADPALRKQMEGLGVDLPAPADATPAAVTALIARGIRDDVPALKAKGEYLD; from the coding sequence ATGATCCGCTTCCTTCGCCCTGCGGGCGGCCTTGCCGTCCTCTGCGCCGGCTTGCTGGCCGCGCCCGGCGCCATCGCCCAGCCGTTTCCGAGCCGCCCGGTCACGCTGATCGTTCCTTTCCCGGCCGGCGGTCCCAGCGATGCGCTGGCCCGCGCCGTCGCACAGAAGATGGCTGCGCCGCTGGGCCAGCCCGTCGTCATCGAGAACCTGGGCGGCGCCAATGGCGTCATCGGCCTGACCAAGGCCGTCAAGGCCGGCGCCGACGGCTACACCATCTCGTTCGGGGGCATCGGTACGCATGTCGCCAACCTCGCCCTGTACAAGAAGCTGGCCTATGACCCCGTCGCCGATTTCGCGCCCATCGGGCCCGCGGGCGCGGCACCGATGCTGCTGCTGGCCCGCGCCGACCTGCCGGCCGGCAACCTGCGCGAGTTCGGCGCCTGGCTGTCGGCGCACAAGGACAAGGCGTCCTACGCCAGCGCGGGCGTGGGGTCGATCTCGCACTACGGCTGCGTGCTGCTGCTGTCTTCCCTCGGCCAGAATGCCACGCACGTGCCCTACAAGGGCGTGGCGCCGGCGGTCAACGACCTGATGGGCGGCCAGACCGATTTCATGTGCGACCAGACCACCACCGCACTGCCGCAGATCGCTGGTGGGCGCATCAAGGCCATTGCCGTGCTGTCGGGCGCGCGCCTTGTTCAGCTGCCTCGTGTCGGCACCGCGACGGAAGCCGGTCATCCCCTGGATGTGCGTTCCTGGAACGCCTTCTTCGCTCCGCGCGGTACGCCGCAGCCCGTGCTCGCGAAACTGACGAGCGCGCTGCAGCAGGCGGTCGCCGATCCGGCGCTGCGCAAGCAGATGGAAGGGCTGGGCGTCGATCTGCCTGCGCCCGCCGACGCAACGCCCGCGGCCGTCACCGCGCTCATCGCGCGCGGCATCCGCGACGACGTGCCGGCCCTCAAGGCCAAGGGCGAATACCTGGACTGA
- a CDS encoding DUF6429 family protein encodes MSGGEGLFRTRIAGVIWKRYDFAVMDDLHEKGLITKARGRQESVYLTDEGMRRAKELAAKHFGTNGAASVHR; translated from the coding sequence GTGTCGGGAGGCGAGGGGCTTTTTCGAACTCGCATTGCTGGTGTGATATGGAAGCGATATGACTTCGCAGTCATGGACGATCTCCACGAAAAAGGCCTCATCACCAAGGCGCGCGGCAGGCAAGAATCGGTTTACCTCACGGACGAGGGAATGCGCCGTGCCAAGGAGCTTGCGGCCAAACACTTCGGAACCAACGGGGCGGCGTCGGTGCATCGATAG
- a CDS encoding immunity protein Imm33 domain-containing protein codes for MSLRSVFSTFGRKPSSEQPKTWLVHTTSECKLHNHPEFQLRVSNSAIPAEDISWFLRFFEQRVSKGEKFRSGESLQVGWMFTMLEDGPGGFLRVLEPDMKVVPVKFFDSVDGTLMHLRNQRDVVGSLFPPVEPDFPSLRQSAVVHVNYKDASRVLLTRSAAVDGADSGWWLSDLDDQAGSQDPIRFVKTSLYQLGVDRPDLVKFFAVPAELQVVVDGARIGVLGADGKLQQIPGSYLSELSKLR; via the coding sequence ATGTCTCTTCGCTCCGTCTTCTCCACATTTGGCCGGAAACCGTCCTCGGAGCAGCCGAAGACGTGGTTGGTCCATACGACTTCCGAATGCAAGCTCCACAACCACCCCGAGTTTCAGCTTCGGGTCTCAAATAGCGCCATCCCAGCAGAAGACATTTCCTGGTTTCTGCGCTTCTTCGAACAACGTGTATCCAAGGGCGAGAAGTTCCGAAGCGGCGAGAGCCTGCAGGTCGGCTGGATGTTCACGATGCTTGAGGACGGGCCGGGAGGGTTCCTGCGAGTTTTGGAGCCCGACATGAAGGTCGTTCCAGTGAAATTTTTCGATTCGGTCGATGGAACGTTGATGCATTTGCGAAATCAGCGAGACGTTGTCGGAAGCCTCTTCCCGCCGGTAGAGCCAGACTTTCCGTCGCTTCGCCAAAGCGCTGTGGTGCATGTGAACTACAAGGACGCCAGCCGAGTGCTACTCACGCGAAGCGCCGCCGTCGACGGAGCAGACTCTGGTTGGTGGCTCTCGGACCTGGACGACCAGGCGGGCTCCCAAGACCCGATTCGTTTCGTTAAAACCTCCCTCTATCAGCTCGGGGTCGACCGTCCGGACTTAGTCAAGTTCTTCGCCGTGCCGGCGGAATTGCAAGTTGTCGTAGACGGCGCTCGCATCGGCGTGCTCGGGGCAGACGGCAAGCTTCAACAGATTCCAGGCTCGTACCTAAGCGAGCTGAGCAAGCTTCGGTAA
- a CDS encoding DSD1 family PLP-dependent enzyme — protein sequence MSNMQNTPQNLANIDTPAAIVSLPRMQRNIARMQQQADALGVRFRPHVKTSKCADVVAAQLAAGAAGITVSTLKEADQFFGHGVTDILYAVGMAPHRLPHALDLRQRGCALQILTDSVEGARAIADYGREHGHAFEVLIEIDTDGHRSGIKPGEDLLLEVGRALHEGGMRLAGVLTHAGSSYELHTPQALAALAEQERAGCVLAAERLRAAGLPCPIVSVGSTPTALEAASLEGVTELRAGVYVFFDLVMRNVGVCRTEDIALSVLTTVIGHQADKGWAIVDAGWMAMSRDRGTGKQQCDYGYGQVCSMDGVPIEGYLLSAANQEHGILSREGTADPDIVARFPAGTRLRILPNHACATGAQFPAYQALAADGTVQTWERFHGW from the coding sequence ATGAGCAACATGCAGAACACCCCCCAAAATCTCGCCAACATCGACACCCCCGCGGCCATCGTGTCGCTGCCGCGCATGCAACGGAACATCGCGCGCATGCAGCAGCAGGCCGACGCGCTGGGCGTGCGCTTTCGCCCGCACGTGAAGACCAGCAAATGCGCCGATGTGGTCGCGGCCCAGCTTGCCGCCGGCGCGGCCGGCATCACGGTGTCGACGCTGAAAGAGGCCGATCAGTTCTTTGGCCACGGCGTGACCGACATCCTCTATGCCGTCGGCATGGCACCGCACCGGCTCCCGCATGCGCTGGACCTGCGCCAGCGCGGCTGCGCACTCCAGATCCTGACCGACAGCGTGGAGGGCGCGCGGGCCATCGCCGACTATGGCCGCGAGCACGGCCACGCCTTCGAGGTGCTCATCGAGATCGACACCGACGGCCACCGCTCCGGCATCAAGCCGGGCGAGGACCTCCTGCTCGAAGTCGGCCGTGCGCTGCACGAGGGCGGTATGCGCCTGGCCGGCGTGCTCACGCATGCGGGCTCCAGCTACGAACTGCACACGCCCCAGGCCCTGGCCGCCCTGGCCGAGCAGGAACGCGCGGGCTGCGTGCTGGCTGCGGAACGCCTGCGCGCAGCGGGCCTGCCGTGCCCCATCGTCTCGGTAGGCTCCACGCCCACGGCGCTGGAAGCCGCGTCGCTGGAAGGCGTCACCGAACTGCGCGCCGGGGTCTATGTCTTCTTCGACCTGGTGATGCGCAACGTGGGCGTCTGCCGCACCGAGGACATCGCGCTGAGCGTGCTCACCACCGTCATCGGGCACCAGGCCGACAAGGGCTGGGCCATCGTCGATGCCGGCTGGATGGCCATGAGCCGCGACCGGGGCACGGGCAAGCAGCAGTGCGACTACGGCTATGGCCAGGTGTGCAGCATGGACGGGGTGCCGATCGAGGGCTACCTGCTGTCGGCAGCCAACCAGGAGCACGGCATCCTGTCGCGCGAGGGCACTGCGGACCCGGACATCGTGGCGCGCTTCCCGGCCGGAACCCGGTTGCGGATCCTGCCCAACCATGCCTGCGCCACCGGCGCGCAGTTTCCCGCCTACCAGGCGCTGGCCGCGGACGGCACGGTGCAAACCTGGGAGCGTTTCCATGGCTGGTGA